Proteins encoded by one window of Martelella endophytica:
- a CDS encoding YrhK family protein: protein MKLFSTERANQSPRHRRIYAIYELFHTSADLAAAVLFIIGSALFFFDSLTYAGTWCFLVGSIFFAVKPGLRFARELHFYLIGDLADLTT, encoded by the coding sequence ATGAAGCTTTTCAGTACCGAACGCGCCAACCAGTCCCCTCGCCACCGCCGGATCTATGCCATTTACGAGCTGTTTCACACATCGGCCGACCTCGCCGCGGCGGTGCTGTTCATCATCGGCTCGGCGCTGTTCTTCTTTGACAGCCTCACCTATGCCGGAACATGGTGCTTTCTGGTCGGTTCGATCTTTTTCGCCGTCAAGCCGGGGCTGCGGTTTGCCCGTGAACTGCACTTTTATCTGATTGGCGATCTCGCGGATCTGACCACCTGA
- a CDS encoding helix-turn-helix transcriptional regulator: protein MNKINVVLESLVMIHEFETLPDIRSSMEKVAQRYGFLYFGLFERKIAEGGADVHWHALLRRHPTKKEAPPGPVAGGLLDDSWASLAVAHKPFHWEDALAAADGNPVISRKLQGMISSAEANGIGHGVTVPIFARTGLAGMLSVARDRPIDLSPLEMAMFETLAANLLRRCQALVQRGNGAPEEGFPVPELSSREFAILQSLADGLTSIEAGKALGLSNHTVDWYVSGLQEKLRARNRQNLIALAFRLGLVS, encoded by the coding sequence TTGAACAAGATCAATGTGGTGCTCGAATCGCTCGTGATGATCCACGAGTTCGAAACCCTTCCCGACATCCGCTCCTCCATGGAGAAGGTGGCGCAACGCTATGGCTTTCTCTATTTCGGTCTTTTCGAACGCAAGATCGCCGAAGGTGGTGCCGATGTTCACTGGCATGCTCTGCTGCGGCGTCACCCCACAAAAAAGGAAGCCCCGCCCGGCCCCGTCGCCGGAGGTCTGCTCGACGATAGCTGGGCCTCGCTCGCCGTCGCCCACAAGCCCTTCCACTGGGAGGACGCGCTTGCCGCCGCCGACGGAAATCCGGTCATCTCTCGTAAATTGCAGGGCATGATCTCCAGCGCCGAGGCAAACGGCATCGGCCATGGCGTCACCGTGCCGATCTTCGCCAGGACCGGGCTTGCCGGCATGCTGTCGGTTGCCCGCGACAGGCCGATCGACCTCTCGCCCCTGGAAATGGCGATGTTCGAGACCCTTGCGGCAAACCTGCTGCGGCGATGCCAGGCGCTGGTGCAGCGCGGCAATGGCGCGCCGGAGGAAGGTTTTCCCGTGCCGGAACTGTCGAGCCGCGAATTTGCCATTCTGCAAAGCCTGGCTGACGGATTGACCTCGATCGAGGCCGGCAAGGCACTCGGCCTCTCCAACCACACTGTCGACTGGTATGTCAGCGGTCTTCAGGAAAAGCTGCGGGCAAGAAATCGGCAAAACCTGATAGCGTTGGCTTTCCGGCTTGGACTCGTATCCTGA